DNA sequence from the Deltaproteobacteria bacterium genome:
CTGCGCACACCAGAACAATATAAAGCAAGTCTCAAAGATGGTCGTGAGGTGTATTATCGCGGTGAATTAGTCACCGATGTGACGACACACCCGATCATCGGGACGGCTGTCGAACATGCCTGCATTGACTATCGCATGGCCGAGGACCCGCGTTATCGTGACTTGGCAATCTGCATTGATCCGCAAACCAAGGAGCCCTACTCGCGCTACTTCCACCTCCCGCGTAACGCCGATGATTTGCTGAAGCGCAGCCAACTCATTGCTGCCAGCACCCGTGAGGGAGCCACACTTGTTGTGCTGATCAAAGAGATCGGTACAGATGCGTTGTTCGCACTGCACATCGTTGCCGAAGAAATGGCCAAACGCGGCAAGCCCGAATACAAAGAGCGGGTCGAGAAGTATTACAAAATGTGTCGTGACCGTGACTACGGTGTCGCTGTGGCGCAGAGCGATGTCAAGGGTGACCGTAGCATGGGGCCGCAAGGACAAGAGCACCCAGACTATTACTTACGTGTCGTTGAAGAACGCAAAGATGGCATCGTCGTGCGTGGTGCGAAAGTCCACACCTCTGTGTTGACGAACACTGACGAAGTCATTGTCCTGCCAACACGGGCAATGAAACCCGAGGATAAAGCGTACTCCGTTGCGTTTGCTGTTCCTGCAGCGACCAAAGGGTTGAAGCTGCTGGCAAGTTCTTATGGTGGATTCAAAAAAGATCCATTCGAGTTTCCCATTAGTGCAAGCCACAAAATGATGGAAACCCTGACGGTGTTCGATGACGTGTTTGTACCGTGGGAGCGTGTCTTCATGAATGGTGAGACCGAGGCGGCGGGCTTCCTGGCGTTGACCTTCGTCAAATTCCATCGCTTCACTGCCGTGTCCTACAAACTGCCGTTGCTTGAATTATTTGCAGGCTCGGCGCGGGCGATTGCCGAATATAACGGGGTTGATGGTGCTGGACATATTCGCGAGAAGATGACCGAACTGGCCGCTTATCACGCGACCGTGCAAGGGCTCATCATCGCCGCTGCTCATCAACATGCGGTGGTCCCGCCGGGCATTGCCATTCCCAACGTGTTACTGACCAACGTGGCCAAATATCAATTCGCCTCGAACTATCACACTGCGGTGCAGATGGTGCAAGATATTGCTGGCGGGTTGTTGGTGACTGGCCCCAGCGTCGAAGACTGGCGCAGTGAAGCAACCGGACCGTATGTCAAGAAGTACCTCGGTGGTAAAAAAGGTATCCCGACCGAACATCGTCTACGAATGCTGAACCTGATTTCTGATCTCACCGCAGGTGACTTCGGCGGGTATCAGGAAGTGCTTGCGGTCCATGCCGAAGGGTCACTGGAAGCGGAAAAACTCCAGACCTTCCGTGAGTATGATTTCAACTCTGCGGCTGCGTATGCGCGCGAGTTAGCGGGAATCAAATAGGGGGAAACGAGTCAAGGGGTGAGAGTCGGTTACCCATCTGTCGAATATGAAGTGCCCTTCCTGTCATTCTGAGCGGAGCGAAGAATCTCTCTGAGAGACCCTTCGCTTCACTCAGGGTGACATATTCGTGCGTGCCAATCTTATTTCGATTGTATTGAAGTTTTCCTAAGGCGGTGGCAGGAAACAACTTACCGCAATAGTGATTG
Encoded proteins:
- a CDS encoding gamma-aminobutyrate dehydratase, whose protein sequence is MGLRTPEQYKASLKDGREVYYRGELVTDVTTHPIIGTAVEHACIDYRMAEDPRYRDLAICIDPQTKEPYSRYFHLPRNADDLLKRSQLIAASTREGATLVVLIKEIGTDALFALHIVAEEMAKRGKPEYKERVEKYYKMCRDRDYGVAVAQSDVKGDRSMGPQGQEHPDYYLRVVEERKDGIVVRGAKVHTSVLTNTDEVIVLPTRAMKPEDKAYSVAFAVPAATKGLKLLASSYGGFKKDPFEFPISASHKMMETLTVFDDVFVPWERVFMNGETEAAGFLALTFVKFHRFTAVSYKLPLLELFAGSARAIAEYNGVDGAGHIREKMTELAAYHATVQGLIIAAAHQHAVVPPGIAIPNVLLTNVAKYQFASNYHTAVQMVQDIAGGLLVTGPSVEDWRSEATGPYVKKYLGGKKGIPTEHRLRMLNLISDLTAGDFGGYQEVLAVHAEGSLEAEKLQTFREYDFNSAAAYARELAGIK